Proteins from a single region of Juglans microcarpa x Juglans regia isolate MS1-56 chromosome 5S, Jm3101_v1.0, whole genome shotgun sequence:
- the LOC121268382 gene encoding guanylate kinase 2-like, whose translation MGEAPAFIVDDLPTGFPNGFDFKSKGCTTATVIGNKEYLIGGGHDESSTVGVQIFDQTRGELVNPTVLGTQPKPCKGHSAVLLHEDRILIIKRGTTPDDCIWFLEVDTKYVREQRKILGTEVVAWSKAVRGDAEKPVVISGPSGVGKGTLISMLMKEFPSMFGFSVSHTTRAPRGMEKDGVHYHFTERSAMEREIKDGKFLEFASVHGNLYGTSVEAVEVVADAGKRCILDIDVQGARSVRASSLDAIFIFVCPPSMEELEKRLRARGTETEEQILKRLRNAQAEIEQGQSSAIFDHILYNDNLEECHENLKKLLGLDGNVTASLKSSPKGVELPMDLSISKIDQKVLVKCESPELETASKNLIVLDLSSLKGGAPGRTRGLDVYAIDSFSDGLSGFNQPT comes from the exons ATG GGTGAAGCCCCGGCCTTCATTGTTGATGATCTGCCGACGGGATTTCCAAATGGTTTTGATTTTAAATCTAAGGGATGTACAACAGCCACTGTCATCGGCAATAAAGAA TATCTGATTGGTGGTGGCCATGATGAATCATCAACAGTTGGAGTTCAGATTTTTGACCAAACTAGAGGCGAATT GGTGAATCCTACTGTGCTGGGAACACAACCCAAGCCATGTAAAGGCCATTCAGCGGTGCTTTTACATGAAGACAGGATATTGATCATTAAGAGAGGCACTACCCCAGATGATTGCATTTGGTTTCTTGAG GTGGACACCAAATATGTTAGGGAACAGAGAAAAATATTGGGGACTGAGGTTGTTGCTTGGAGTAAGGCTGTGAGGGGCGATGCTGAGAAGCCGGTTGTTATTAGTGGTCCTTCTGGAGTAGGTAAGGGTACACTAATATCCATGCTCATGAAGGAATTCCCATCTATGTTTGGGTTCTCTGTGAGCCACACAACCCGGGCTCCAAGGGGCATGGAGAAGGATGGTGTTCATTACCACTTCACCGAACGAAGTGCtatggagagagagataaaagatggCAAGTTTCTTGAGTTTGCTTCTGTTCATGGAAATCTCTATGGAACTAGTGTTGAAGCTGTTGAAGTGGTAGCAGATGCAGGAAAG AGATGCATTCTTGACATCGACGTTCAAGGGGCTAGATCTGTGAGGGCAAGTTCTCTTGATGCTATATTCATCTTTGTCTGTCCACCATCAATGGAGGAACTTGAGAAGCGCCTCCGTGCAAG GGGAACTGAGACAGAGGAACAGATCCTGAAGCGACTCCGAAATGCTCAGGCAGAGATTGAGCAGGGGCAATCATCTGCCATCTTTGATCATATCTTGTATAATGATAATCTTGAAGAGTGTCATGAGAATCTTAAG AAACTCTTGGGCCTTGATGGAAATGTCACTGCTTCCCTTAAATCAT CACCCAAAGGGGTTGAGCTTCCTATGGACCTATCAATATCAAAAATTGATCAGAAAGTCCTCGTTAAATGCGAGAGTCCAGAACTAGAAACAGCATCAAAGAACTT GATTGTGTTGGATTTGTCCTCACTCAAAGGAGGTGCACCTGGACGGACAAGAGGTCTAGATGTTTATGCCATTGACTCATTTTCAGATGGCTTAAGTGGATTCAACCAGCCGACCTGA